A region from the Drosophila takahashii strain IR98-3 E-12201 chromosome 2L, DtakHiC1v2, whole genome shotgun sequence genome encodes:
- the Tspo gene encoding translocator protein, with product MADRPCAGNILRIAGAVILPNLGGIYNGRLTRKHLESWYSKLKFPSFKPPNAVFAPMWISLYAGMGYGSYLVWRDGGGFSGEAARLPLIAYGTQLALNWAWTPIFFGQHNIKGGLIDIVALTGAAGICGVLFYKVNKTAGLLFVPYLAWLGFATALNYSIWKLNPEEKKPLEEEKPSGSGHAKAN from the exons ATGGCTGATCGTCCGTGTGCTGGAAACATTCTCCGTATCGCCGGTGCGGTAATCCTCCCGAATCTGGGTGGGATCTACAATGGGCGGCTGACCAGGAAGCACCTGGAGAGCTGGTACTCCAAGCTCAAGTTCCCCTCCTTCAAGCCGCCCAATGCTGTGTTTGCTCCGATGTGGATCTCCCTGTACGCGGGAATGGGCTATGGATCCTATCTGGTTTGGCGCGACGGCGGAGGATTCTCGGGGGAGGCGGCCAGGCTGCCCCTCATCGCCTACGGAACCCAATTGGCCCTCAATTGGGCCTGGACGCCCATCTTCTTCGGGCAGCACAATATCAAGGGC GGGCTTATTGACATAGTCGCACTCACTGGCGCCGCTGGAATTTGTGGGGTTCTGTTCTACAAGGTTAACAAGACCGCCGGATTGCTCTTTGTACCCTACCTCGCCTGGCTGGGATTCGCCACCGCCCTCAACTACTCCATTTGGAAGCTGAATCCCGAGGAGAAGAAGCCCCTGGAGGAGGAGAAGCCCTCGGGCAGTGGTCATGCCAAGGCCAATTAG
- the uncNacbeta gene encoding proteoglycan 4 produces the protein MNVEKLKRLQAQVRIGGKGTPRRKKKVMHQTAATDDKKLQSSLKKLSVSTIPGIEEVNIIKDDLTVIHFNNPKAQASLSANTFAVTGHGETRKVVEMLPDILPQLGQETVVQLRMYANAMNNQKGGATGEGPIPAEEDDDVPQLVGDFDEVAKVEATSKPAEQAPKDSVDSKPKDKQQPKKDQKQPQKAPEKPKEKQENKKGQQGNKDKADKGNKNKDQAKAPQPAPQANKEKTQAAEAPKQEALPKPAVEAKKEQIKPVDQKIETKAVEPKVEQAKPAEQKVESPKPTEKPKQIEQPKVIEPKVEQPKPTGQQVDQNTQLKPTETKVEQPKIEVKPEEPKPEPAKETPGKAATPPAVQTLAQIVASEPPKQANPPEKPAVEVAAAPKIEEQKKESPPPAKLEPTTPPAAPVATAEPTKSAPKQDSPPKSATKQDSPPKSAPKQPSPPKNTQDKPIATEKPKQKTPPPAKQVTPPAPEAIKAPAPEVSNAQITQAPPKPQDQAAKPETPSVPAPATPAEAPSPLAPSTPPSTPTSVPPSAAAVTPPSPAAVTPPSPAAVTPPQKQAPAAQAPKKQEAGGPKPKQQQQPAQNKPQQAQKQPPGGAGAAGAGGNKPQQKQPPNANATAKPAVAPKPAQPAGKPANAAPKAPNQQQQQGKPANKASPPKQTGPTGGQQKPAANSPKATPSPKAGGSPKPATPKAGTPPNPNPNPSAAPGGPN, from the exons ATGAATGTGGAGAAGCTGAAGCGCCTGCAGGCCCAGGTGAGGATCGGGGGGAAGGGCACTCCGCGGCGCAAGAAGAAGGTCATGCACCAGACGGCGGCCACCGATGACAAGAAGCTGCAGAGCTCCCTGAAGAAGCTCTCGGTCAGCACGATCCCGGGCATCGAAGAGGTGAACATCATCAAGGACGACCTGACCGTGATTCACTTCAATAACCCCAAGGCGCAGGCCTCCCTTTCGGCCAACACCTTCGCCGTCACGGGTCACGGGGAGACCAGGAAGGTCGTGGAGATGCTGCCCGACATCCTGCCCCAGTTGGGCCAGGAAACGGTCGTCCAGCTGCGCATGTACGCCAATGCCATGAACAATCAGAAGGGTGGAGCAACGGGAGAAGGCCCCATTCCCGCCGAGGAGGATGACGATGTGCCGCAGCTCGTCGGCGACTTCGATGAGGTGGCCAAGGTGGAGGCCACCAGCAAACCGGCGGAGCAGGCACCCAAGGATTCGGTGGATAGCAAGCCAAAGGATAAGCAACAGCCGAAGAAGGACCAAAAGCAGCCGCAGAAAGCACCGGAGAAACCCAAGGAGAAGCAGGAGAATAAGAAGGGTCAGCAGGGCAACAAGGATAAGGCTGATAAGGGAAATAAGAACAAGGATCAGGCCAAGGCTCCTCAGCCAGCTCCTCAGGCCAACAAGGAAAAGACACAAGCTGCGGAGGCTCCCAAGCAGGAA GCTCTTCCAAAGCCAGCGGTAGAGGCAAAGAAGGAACAAATCAAACCTGTTGACCAGAAGATTGAAACCAAGGCGGTGGAACCAAAAGTGGAGCAGGCCAAGCCCGCTGAGCAGAAAGTTGAGTCACCCAAACCGACTGAGAAACCCAAGCAGATTGAGCAGCCCAAAGTCATTGAACCAAAGGTGGAACAGCCAAAACCAACTGGACAACAAGTGGATCAGAACACCCAATTAAAACCCACTGAAACGAAGGTGGAGCAACCGAAGATTGAGGTTAAACCAGAGGAGCCAAAGCCCGAACCGGCGAAGGAGACGCCAGGAAAGGCGGCCACTCCACCGGCCGTCCAGACTCTAGCTCAGATCGTGGCCTCCGAGCCACCTAAGCAGGCCAATCCTCCAGAGAAACCAGCCGTTGAAGTGGCAGCGGCTCCTAAAATTGAAGAACAGAAAAAGGAGTCGCCTCCTCCAGCCAAGTTGGAGCCAACGACGCCTCCAGCTGCACCTGTGGCCACTGCTGAGCCTACCAAGAGTGCTCCCAAACAGGATTCTCCTCCAAAGAGTGCTACCAAACAGGATTCACCACCAAAGAGTGCTCCCAAACAACCCTCACCTCCCAAGAACACCCAGGATAAGCCCATTGCAACGGAGAAACCAAAGCAGAAGACTCCTCCGCCAGCCAAACAGGTTACTCCGCCAGCTCCAGAAGCTATCAAGGCGCCAGCACCGGAAGTTTCCAACGCGCAGATTACTCAGGCACCACCGAAGCCACAGGATCAGGCTGCCAAACCAGAGACGCCATCAGTTCCCGCTCCGGCCACTCCTGCCGAGGCGCCATCCCCCTTGGCTCCCTCCACTCCGCCCTCGACTCCCACCTCTGTGCCACCTTCTGCAGCTGCTGTGACTCCACCATCTCCCGCTGCAGTCACTCCGCCGTCGCCTGCAGCAGTTACTCCGCCCCAGAAACAGGCTCCTGCTGCCCAGGCCCCGAAGAAACAGGAGGCAGGAGGACCGAAgccaaagcagcagcagcaaccggcTCAAAATAAACCACAGCAGGCGCAGAAGCAGCCaccaggaggagcaggagcagctggagcagGAGGAAACAAgccgcagcagaagcagccacCCAATGCCAATGCCACTGCCAAGCCAGCTGTGGCTCCGAAGCCAGCTCAGCCGGCAGGGAAACCAGCTAATGCAGCCCCAAAGGCACCAaatcaacagcaacagcagggaAAACCAGCCAACAAGGCTTCTCCTCCCAAGCAAACGGGACCAACTGGAGGACAGCAGAAGCCGGCGGCGAACTCCCCGAAGGCCACGCCCTCTCCAAAGGCGGGAGGCTCCCCGAAACCCGCCACCCCGAAGGCGGGAACCcctcccaatcccaatcccaatccctcTGCCGCCCCTGGAGGCCCCAATTGA